Proteins from a single region of Clupea harengus chromosome 5, Ch_v2.0.2, whole genome shotgun sequence:
- the LOC105904619 gene encoding prostacyclin synthase-like → MIWTVLLLVNGILFFLLLSSRSRSKREPPLDKGFIPWLGHALDFGKDAAKFLTRMKKKHGDIFTVRVAGHYVTVLLDPNSYDAVLQDSGSLDFSRYAQVLMDRIFKLRLPNHNPTVEKAIMKQHFQGKSLTYLNSTMQRNLQALLTSETPPNQKDWKRNGLFNFCYGLLFRAGYLTLFGGEQNNNGADTKQIYKEYRTFDDLLTKMARTTLNSGEKRVAGGARERLWELLSPTGLSESSSPWLRHYRQHLREGGADTDTQTKAMLLQLWATQGNVGPAAFWLLAFLLTTPEAMKAVRREFNRLSLNTDTTQAPTLDPRQPTPVFDSVLEETLRLTAAPFITREVLQNKTLRMANGQEYDLRQGDRVCLFPFVSPQMDPDIYLEPETFKYDRFLNGDGTPKRVFYKGGQRLKYYTMPWGAGSNACVGKPFAIDAIRQFVHLVLTHLEVELCEPESGLPAVNTSRHGFGMLQPEGDLFIRYRHSIGNNIL, encoded by the exons ATGATCTGGACTGTACTACTTCTCGTAAATGGgattctcttctttcttctacTTTCAAGCCGTTCGAG GTCAAAGAGAGAGCCACCCTTAGATAAAGGCTTTATTCCATGGTTGGGGCATGCCCTGGACTTTGGGAAAGATGCCGCTAAGTTTTTAACACGCATGAAGAAAAAGCATGGTGATATTTTTACG GTGCGAGTGGCAGGGCACTATGTCACTGTCCTGTTGGACCCAAACTCATATGATGCGGTCCTCCAGGATTCTGGCTCTCTGGACTTCTCCCGCTATGCCCAGGTGTTGATGGACAGAATCTTTAAGCTGCGTCTCCCCAACCACAACCCTACAGTGGAGAAGGCCATTATGAAGCA GCACTTCCAGGGCAAGAGCCTCACCTACCTGAACAGCACCATGCAGAGGAACCTCCAGGCCTTACTGACATCCGAGACGCCCCCGAACCAGAAGGACTGGAAAAGGAACGGGCTGTTCAACTTCTGCTATGGCCTTTTATTTCG GGCAGGGTACCTCACGCTTTTTGGAGGGGAGCAAAACAACAATGGCGCAGATACCAAGCAGATCTACAAAGAGTACCGGACATTTGATGACCTCTTGACGAAAATGGCACGGACCACCCTAAATTCAG GAGAGAAGCGGGTGGCAGGTGGGGCTCGTGAGCGGCTATGGGAGCTGCTGTCTCCAACGGGCCTCAGCGAGAGCTCCAGCCCGTGGTTGCGCCACTACCGGCAGCACCTGCGGGAGGGGGGCGCCGACACCGACACCCAGACTAAAGCCATGCTACTCCAGCTTTGGGCtacacag GGTAACGTGGGGCCTGCAGCGTTCTGGCTCCTGGCGTTCCTGCTGACTACTCCAGAAGCCATGAAAGCCGTGAGGAGGGAGTTTAACAGGCTCTCACTGAACACCGACACAACACAGGCCCCTACGCTGGACCCCAGACAGCCAACCCCTGTGTTCG ACAGCGTCCTTGAGGAGACATTAAGGCTCACTGCTGCCCCCTTCATCACCAGGGAGGTACTGCAGAACAAGACCCTGCGCATGGCCAACGGGCAGGAGTATGACCTCAGACAGGGCgaccgtgtgtgtctgttccccTTCGTCAGCCCACAGATGGACCCCGACATCTACCTGGAGCCTGAG ACATTCAAGTACGACAGATTCCTGAATGGCGACGGGACTCCAAAGAGGGTGTTTTATAAGGGAGGCCAGCGGCTGAAGTACTACACCATGCCCTGGGGAGCGGGGAGCAATGCCTGTGTGGGGAAGCCTTTCGCTATTGATGCCATTAGACA GTTTGTCCATTTGGTGCTGACTCATCTGGAGGTGGAGTTGTGTGAGCCAGAGTCGGGGTTGCCAGCTGTGAACACCAGTCGCCACGGATTTGGGATGTTGCAGCCTGAAGGGGACTTATTCAtcagatacagacacagcatTGGCAACAATATCTtataa
- the thumpd3 gene encoding THUMP domain-containing protein 3 isoform X2 — protein sequence MSTPNESCDGNLNTDANTLANDRERLSVFTVTIGATVPTGFEHTAAEEVGEKIGAEARISKDRGRIYFEISTDKLPMVHHLKSVDNLFVIVKEFENYHFKDTKEEALSDLMQLASQLPWADALEVWRMNNSLKKRRGRRRGGNNTKPKPSKGEDAPVPAMDEGDAVVTTTEKVQREPDAPQGKEEGGSSHEEEELEDDATKPLKFRVTCSRAGDKHSFASNEAARDFGGAVQEFFQWKADMTKFDVEVLLNIANNEMVIGVALTEESLHRRNITHFGPTTLRSTLAYGMLRLCQPQVSDVIIDPMCGTGAIPVEGCIEWQHSFFVAGDNNDMAVSRTVNNINHIQKRKQDGGSASGLPVDTVQWDLCHLPMRTSSVDIIVTDMPFGKRIGSRKKNWDLYPSCLREMARVCRPGTGKAVLLTQDKKCFQKAISRMGGLWRKLPTVWVNVGGLHAGVFVLKRTSSVYGTTPEDVRSPQEDGEAQSKSREKQ from the exons ATGTCTACACCAAATGAGTCCTGCGATGGAAATCTCAATACAGACGCGAACACCCTGGCGAATGACAGGGAAAGGCTGTCTGTCTTCACGGTAACCATTGGTGCAACAGTTCCCACCGGTTTCGAACACACTGCTGCAGAAGAGGTCGGAGAGAAAATTGGAGCCGAAGCAAGAATTAGCAAAGACCGGGGTAGAATATATTTTGAGATATCCACAGATAAACTTCCAATG GTGCATCATTTAAAGTCAGTGGACAACCTGTTTGTAATCGTCAAGGAGTTTGAAAATTACCACTTCAAAGACACAAAG GAGGAGGCCCTGTCTGACCTTATGCAGCTGGCGTCTCAGTTGCCCTGGGCCGACGCCCTGGAGGTCTGGAGGATGAACAACTCCCTGAAGAAACGGAGGGGGCGGCGGAGAGGAGGGAATAACACAAAGCCCAAGCCCAGCAAAGGAGAGGATGCTCCCGTCCCCGCTATGGACGAAGGGGATGCAGTCGTCACGACAACCGAGAAGGTCCAGCGGGAACCAGATGCCCCTCAgggaaaggaggaaggaggaagcaGCCACGAGGAAGAGGAGCTAGAGGACGATGCCACTAAGCCACTCAAATTTCGGGTCACGTGCAGTCGGGCAGGGGATAAACACAGTTTCGCCTCGAACGAGGCAGCCAGAGACTTTGGTGGGGCGGTGCAGGAGTTTTTCCAGTGGAAGGCCGACATGACAAAGTTTGATGTGGAG GTTTTGTTGAATATCGCCAATAATGAGATGGTGATCGGCGTGGCCCTGACGGAGGAGAGCCTCCACAGGAGGAACATCACCCACTTCGGCCCCACCACCCTGCGCTCCACCCTGGCCTACGGCATGCTCAG GCTGTGTCAACCCCAGGTGTCTGACGTCATTATCGATCCAATGTGTGGAACTGGAGCAATACCAGTGGAG gGATGTATTGAATGGCAGCACTCCTTTTTTGTTGCGGGAGACAATAATGACATGGCTGTCAGTCGCACTGTCAATAACATCAATCACATACAGAAGAGGAAACAAGATGGCGGCAG TGCCTCGGGGTTGCCTGTGGACACGGTGCAGTGGGACCTGTGTCACTTACCCATGAGAACCAGCTCAGTGGACATCATTGTCACTGACATGCCATTTGGAAAGAG GATTGGCTCCAGGAAGAAGAACTGGGACCTCTACCCATCATGCCTCAGAGAAATGGCCCGCGTGTGTCGACCGGGGACGGGGAAAGCCGTTTTGCTCACCCAAGACAAGAAATGTTTTCAAAAG GCGATATCACGGATGGGTGGGCTGTGGAGGAAACTGCCCACTGTCTGGGTGAATGTCGGCGGGCTCCATGCAGGGGTGTTCGTCCTGAAACGCACCAGCTCCGTTTACGGTACAACACCTGAAGATGTCAGATCCCCTCAGGAAGATGGTGAAGCACAGAGCAAAAGCAGAGAGAAGCAATGA
- the thumpd3 gene encoding THUMP domain-containing protein 3 isoform X1: MSTPNESCDGNLNTDANTLANDRERLSVFTVTIGATVPTGFEHTAAEEVGEKIGAEARISKDRGRIYFEISTDKLPMVHHLKSVDNLFVIVKEFENYHFKDTKEEALSDLMQLASQLPWADALEVWRMNNSLKKRRGRRRGGNNTKPKPSKGEDAPVPAMDEGDAVVTTTEKVQREPDAPQGKEEGGSSHEEEELEDDATKPLKFRVTCSRAGDKHSFASNEAARDFGGAVQEFFQWKADMTKFDVEVLLNIANNEMVIGVALTEESLHRRNITHFGPTTLRSTLAYGMLRLCQPQVSDVIIDPMCGTGAIPVEGCIEWQHSFFVAGDNNDMAVSRTVNNINHIQKRKQDGGSSASGLPVDTVQWDLCHLPMRTSSVDIIVTDMPFGKRIGSRKKNWDLYPSCLREMARVCRPGTGKAVLLTQDKKCFQKAISRMGGLWRKLPTVWVNVGGLHAGVFVLKRTSSVYGTTPEDVRSPQEDGEAQSKSREKQ, translated from the exons ATGTCTACACCAAATGAGTCCTGCGATGGAAATCTCAATACAGACGCGAACACCCTGGCGAATGACAGGGAAAGGCTGTCTGTCTTCACGGTAACCATTGGTGCAACAGTTCCCACCGGTTTCGAACACACTGCTGCAGAAGAGGTCGGAGAGAAAATTGGAGCCGAAGCAAGAATTAGCAAAGACCGGGGTAGAATATATTTTGAGATATCCACAGATAAACTTCCAATG GTGCATCATTTAAAGTCAGTGGACAACCTGTTTGTAATCGTCAAGGAGTTTGAAAATTACCACTTCAAAGACACAAAG GAGGAGGCCCTGTCTGACCTTATGCAGCTGGCGTCTCAGTTGCCCTGGGCCGACGCCCTGGAGGTCTGGAGGATGAACAACTCCCTGAAGAAACGGAGGGGGCGGCGGAGAGGAGGGAATAACACAAAGCCCAAGCCCAGCAAAGGAGAGGATGCTCCCGTCCCCGCTATGGACGAAGGGGATGCAGTCGTCACGACAACCGAGAAGGTCCAGCGGGAACCAGATGCCCCTCAgggaaaggaggaaggaggaagcaGCCACGAGGAAGAGGAGCTAGAGGACGATGCCACTAAGCCACTCAAATTTCGGGTCACGTGCAGTCGGGCAGGGGATAAACACAGTTTCGCCTCGAACGAGGCAGCCAGAGACTTTGGTGGGGCGGTGCAGGAGTTTTTCCAGTGGAAGGCCGACATGACAAAGTTTGATGTGGAG GTTTTGTTGAATATCGCCAATAATGAGATGGTGATCGGCGTGGCCCTGACGGAGGAGAGCCTCCACAGGAGGAACATCACCCACTTCGGCCCCACCACCCTGCGCTCCACCCTGGCCTACGGCATGCTCAG GCTGTGTCAACCCCAGGTGTCTGACGTCATTATCGATCCAATGTGTGGAACTGGAGCAATACCAGTGGAG gGATGTATTGAATGGCAGCACTCCTTTTTTGTTGCGGGAGACAATAATGACATGGCTGTCAGTCGCACTGTCAATAACATCAATCACATACAGAAGAGGAAACAAGATGGCGGCAG CAGTGCCTCGGGGTTGCCTGTGGACACGGTGCAGTGGGACCTGTGTCACTTACCCATGAGAACCAGCTCAGTGGACATCATTGTCACTGACATGCCATTTGGAAAGAG GATTGGCTCCAGGAAGAAGAACTGGGACCTCTACCCATCATGCCTCAGAGAAATGGCCCGCGTGTGTCGACCGGGGACGGGGAAAGCCGTTTTGCTCACCCAAGACAAGAAATGTTTTCAAAAG GCGATATCACGGATGGGTGGGCTGTGGAGGAAACTGCCCACTGTCTGGGTGAATGTCGGCGGGCTCCATGCAGGGGTGTTCGTCCTGAAACGCACCAGCTCCGTTTACGGTACAACACCTGAAGATGTCAGATCCCCTCAGGAAGATGGTGAAGCACAGAGCAAAAGCAGAGAGAAGCAATGA